One Helicobacter cetorum MIT 00-7128 DNA window includes the following coding sequences:
- a CDS encoding HpaA family protein, whose translation MFFKGFVLNAIILGMLGCHNAWLGYTSLDLKYKETLQNPPTPSNTPKLTLTLNAPKIFFNKRFVPHFYQDEFKKAIEKQIASFLEKEGYQINLTSHTQTQSNDTFISPIGNVLISFEEVPNDLKEIKEKLKDTIMPTINPRNVARLLIIKANLQAECTPQVACSFLSTPIKTHFKVPILYANHLDDLAQPAEDNKAYNDAIIKALNKIYQDLMKGLEERLKNTSTKDTLWL comes from the coding sequence ATGTTTTTTAAGGGGTTTGTTTTAAACGCTATTATTTTAGGAATGCTTGGCTGTCATAACGCATGGCTAGGCTATACTTCTTTAGACTTAAAGTATAAAGAAACCCTTCAAAATCCCCCTACCCCATCAAATACCCCCAAACTTACCCTAACTCTTAATGCACCTAAAATCTTTTTTAACAAGCGTTTTGTCCCTCATTTCTATCAAGATGAATTTAAAAAGGCTATAGAAAAGCAAATTGCTAGTTTTTTAGAAAAAGAAGGCTATCAAATTAACCTAACTTCTCACACGCAAACTCAATCCAATGACACTTTTATTAGCCCTATAGGCAATGTTTTAATCTCTTTTGAAGAAGTGCCTAATGATTTGAAAGAAATTAAAGAAAAACTTAAAGACACTATTATGCCAACCATAAATCCTAGAAATGTAGCACGCTTACTTATTATCAAGGCTAATTTACAAGCTGAATGCACCCCCCAAGTTGCTTGCAGTTTTTTAAGCACCCCTATAAAAACCCATTTTAAAGTCCCTATTTTATACGCTAATCATTTAGATGATTTAGCACAACCTGCTGAAGATAATAAAGCTTATAATGACGCTATCATAAAAGCGCTTAATAAAATCTACCAAGACTTAATGAAAGGCTTAGAAGAGCGCCTTAAAAACACTTCTACAAAAGATACCCTTTGGCTCTAG
- a CDS encoding ABC transporter ATP-binding protein has translation MKLFFKRYSKYLKEHYKSFIIVLFSSIVVALSTAWGTYLVKPTLDDIFINKDVEMLKVLPFLVILAYFGKSGGIYLGTYFTNFIGLDIIKKLRNAMLESLLKMEMDFFNRTKKGELIARITNDIGLIRASLSNYLSESVREGLTIIGLVGVVIYQSPKLALVGLVIMPLAAIPISKIIRKVKKLAKANQESNAKITARLSEVFNNVEAIKISNGERLEHKAFVKENEAFFKIGIKNIAVAEISSPLMEFLGSIAIALVIYLGGNEVISGKISVGAFFSFITALFMLYTPIKRLTRIISNFQEALVASDRVHEILEREPSIIDGELVLDNAIHTIELKNVWLAYENEKRYALSDINLKFQQNEIIALKGESGSGKSSLVNLILRLYEPSKGEILINDKKIESITQKSLREKISIVTQRVFIFNGSVAENVAYGLEIDAIKIKECLKKAQALDFVEKLPYGIESILDEFGTNLSGGQRQRIAIARALYKDAQVLIFDEATSALDSTTEESIKQSILELRENRLIILISHNPSTLELATKHVKLEHGKLIEC, from the coding sequence TTGAAACTCTTTTTCAAGCGTTATTCTAAGTATCTTAAAGAGCATTATAAAAGCTTTATAATTGTTTTATTTTCTTCAATCGTTGTAGCCTTAAGCACGGCATGGGGGACTTATTTAGTCAAACCCACCTTAGATGATATTTTTATCAATAAAGATGTTGAAATGCTAAAAGTATTACCTTTTTTAGTGATTTTGGCGTATTTTGGTAAGAGTGGGGGCATTTATCTAGGCACTTATTTTACTAACTTCATCGGGCTTGATATTATCAAAAAATTACGCAACGCTATGCTAGAAAGCCTTCTAAAAATGGAAATGGATTTTTTCAATAGGACTAAAAAGGGCGAATTAATCGCACGAATTACTAATGATATAGGTTTAATTAGAGCGAGTTTGTCAAATTATCTTTCAGAAAGCGTGCGAGAGGGGTTAACAATTATAGGATTAGTAGGTGTGGTGATTTATCAAAGCCCAAAATTAGCGTTAGTGGGGTTAGTGATTATGCCCTTAGCTGCCATTCCTATTAGTAAAATCATTCGTAAGGTTAAAAAACTTGCTAAAGCTAACCAAGAGAGTAACGCTAAAATCACGGCACGCTTAAGCGAAGTCTTTAACAATGTAGAAGCGATTAAAATTTCTAATGGCGAAAGATTAGAGCATAAGGCTTTTGTGAAAGAAAATGAAGCGTTTTTTAAAATCGGTATCAAAAATATCGCCGTGGCTGAAATCTCTTCGCCTTTAATGGAGTTTTTAGGCTCCATTGCTATAGCATTAGTGATTTATTTAGGGGGGAATGAAGTTATTAGTGGCAAGATTAGTGTGGGGGCGTTTTTTTCTTTTATCACCGCTCTTTTTATGCTCTATACTCCCATCAAGCGTTTGACTAGGATTATTTCTAATTTTCAAGAAGCTTTAGTAGCAAGCGATAGAGTCCATGAAATTTTAGAAAGAGAGCCTTCTATTATTGATGGAGAGCTTGTGTTAGATAACGCCATACACACTATAGAACTTAAAAATGTATGGCTTGCTTATGAAAATGAAAAACGTTACGCCTTAAGCGATATTAACTTGAAATTTCAACAAAATGAAATCATTGCTTTAAAGGGTGAAAGTGGGAGTGGCAAAAGTTCGCTTGTGAATTTAATCTTACGCCTTTATGAACCAAGCAAGGGCGAAATCTTAATCAATGACAAGAAAATAGAGAGTATCACTCAAAAATCTTTAAGAGAAAAGATTAGCATTGTAACTCAAAGGGTGTTTATCTTTAATGGGAGTGTGGCTGAAAATGTGGCGTATGGTTTAGAAATTGATGCAATAAAAATCAAAGAGTGTTTGAAAAAAGCTCAAGCTTTAGATTTTGTGGAAAAATTACCCTATGGTATAGAAAGTATTTTAGATGAATTTGGCACCAATCTTAGTGGGGGACAACGCCAAAGAATCGCCATTGCTAGAGCCTTATACAAAGACGCTCAAGTGCTAATCTTTGATGAAGCCACTTCTGCTCTTGATAGCACAACCGAAGAGAGCATTAAGCAAAGCATTTTAGAATTAAGAGAAAATCGCTTGATTATTTTGATTTCGCACAACCCAAGCACGCTAGAATTAGCCACTAAGCATGTGAAATTAGAGCATGGAAAATTGATAGAATGCTAA
- a CDS encoding restriction endonuclease gives MSHKNTKKLKTIFLVVIVSLGIYLSWNVLLEKSLEFKLATSANDLLLKLLIILGVFSILVFLQGIVTSYKKQKLKRILQKIDTMNGFEFEEYSKLFFTSKGFEVEITQKSGDYGADLIIEKDSVKWVVQAKRYSHKVSPKAIQEVVSSKAYYHCEKACVITNSYFTQAAKNLAKANEVLLIDRNEWVRFLSTQV, from the coding sequence ATGTCTCATAAAAATACCAAAAAACTAAAAACTATTTTTCTTGTTGTTATTGTTAGCTTGGGGATTTATCTCTCTTGGAATGTTTTATTAGAAAAATCTTTAGAATTTAAGCTCGCTACCTCAGCTAATGATTTACTTCTCAAATTGCTTATTATTTTGGGTGTTTTTTCAATTCTTGTGTTCCTTCAAGGTATCGTAACTTCGTATAAGAAACAAAAACTCAAACGCATTTTGCAGAAAATAGACACCATGAATGGCTTTGAGTTTGAAGAATATTCCAAACTATTTTTCACTTCAAAGGGTTTTGAAGTGGAGATAACTCAAAAAAGTGGCGATTATGGAGCGGATTTGATTATAGAAAAAGATAGCGTTAAATGGGTGGTTCAAGCCAAACGCTATTCGCACAAAGTCTCGCCTAAAGCCATTCAAGAAGTGGTCTCTTCTAAAGCCTACTATCATTGCGAAAAAGCTTGTGTGATTACTAATAGCTACTTCACCCAAGCAGCCAAAAATTTAGCCAAAGCTAATGAAGTGCTTTTAATTGACAGAAATGAGTGGGTTAGGTTTTTAAGCACACAAGTATAG
- a CDS encoding HoxN/HupN/NixA family nickel/cobalt transporter → MKLWFPYFLAIVFLHLLGFILLFMANNATFYAAASMAYMLGAKHAFDADHIACIDNTIRKLTQQGKNAYGVGFYFSMGHSSVVILMTTISAFAIAWAKEHTPMLEEVGGVVGTLVSGIFLLIMGLLNAIILMDLLKIFKKSHSNESLNEQQNEEIERLLASRGLLNRFFKPLFNFISKSWHIYPIGFLFGLGFDTASEIALLALSSSAIKVSVVGMLSLPILFAAGMSLFDTLDGAFMLKAYDWAFKTPLRKIYYNISITALSVFIALGIGLVELFQVSTQKLHITFENPLLNFLQNLEFGDLGYYLVGLFVIAFLGSYLLWKFKISQLER, encoded by the coding sequence GTGAAATTGTGGTTTCCTTATTTTTTAGCGATTGTGTTTTTACATCTCTTAGGTTTTATTTTGCTTTTTATGGCTAATAACGCCACTTTCTATGCTGCGGCGTCTATGGCTTACATGCTAGGGGCAAAGCATGCCTTTGATGCTGACCATATCGCTTGTATAGATAACACCATTAGAAAGCTCACTCAACAGGGTAAAAACGCCTATGGGGTGGGATTTTACTTTTCTATGGGACATTCAAGTGTGGTGATTTTAATGACAACGATTAGTGCGTTTGCGATTGCTTGGGCTAAGGAGCATACGCCGATGTTAGAAGAAGTGGGTGGGGTAGTGGGGACTTTGGTTTCTGGGATATTTTTACTTATTATGGGACTATTAAACGCCATTATTTTAATGGATTTATTAAAAATCTTTAAAAAATCACACTCTAATGAAAGCTTGAATGAGCAACAAAATGAAGAGATTGAACGCCTTTTAGCTAGTAGGGGCTTACTCAATCGCTTTTTTAAGCCCTTATTTAATTTCATCTCTAAGTCGTGGCATATCTATCCTATCGGTTTTCTTTTTGGGTTAGGTTTTGATACGGCAAGTGAAATCGCCCTTCTCGCCCTATCAAGTAGTGCGATTAAAGTGAGTGTGGTAGGCATGCTTTCTTTACCTATTCTTTTTGCTGCTGGGATGAGCTTGTTTGACACCTTAGATGGAGCGTTCATGCTTAAGGCGTATGACTGGGCGTTCAAAACCCCTTTAAGAAAAATCTATTACAACATCTCTATCACAGCCTTAAGCGTGTTTATCGCTCTAGGTATAGGCTTGGTAGAATTATTTCAGGTTAGCACACAAAAATTGCATATTACTTTTGAAAACCCTTTACTCAATTTTTTACAAAATTTAGAGTTTGGGGATTTAGGCTACTATTTAGTAGGCTTATTTGTTATAGCGTTTTTAGGCTCATATCTCTTATGGAAATTTAAAATTTCTCAATTAGAGCGTTAA
- a CDS encoding DUF3226 domain-containing protein, whose amino-acid sequence MGKKILIYAEGKSDVNFLGLWLCDWDYLKYFEIRNVNGKNKLQNNKGDIEEIINKKHNDYEDFLICFDADRDFEKSQQEIKNQLEGIEISDENIFLFPYNIKQRKENKQEEKEELETLLLLTIKPKHEKFENCFVCYETCFNNHFSSKDFKLSAKDKVYAYLRGLKLQDYYTKEFIFDKVITREGKVEDKDIFNRFKNLFDFNSLSLNPLKDFLKQQIAKLKK is encoded by the coding sequence ATGGGCAAAAAAATATTAATTTATGCAGAGGGAAAAAGTGATGTAAATTTTTTAGGCTTGTGGTTGTGTGATTGGGACTATTTGAAGTATTTTGAAATACGAAATGTGAATGGTAAAAATAAATTACAAAACAATAAAGGGGATATTGAAGAAATCATAAACAAGAAACACAACGATTATGAAGATTTTCTCATTTGTTTTGATGCTGATAGGGATTTTGAAAAAAGCCAACAAGAAATTAAAAATCAGCTTGAAGGCATTGAAATTTCAGATGAAAATATCTTTCTATTTCCATATAATATAAAACAGCGGAAAGAAAACAAACAAGAAGAAAAAGAAGAGCTAGAAACCTTGTTGCTACTTACTATCAAACCTAAACACGAGAAATTTGAAAATTGTTTTGTTTGTTATGAAACATGCTTTAACAACCATTTTAGCTCTAAAGATTTTAAATTAAGTGCAAAAGATAAGGTTTATGCATATTTAAGGGGACTTAAACTACAAGATTACTACACAAAAGAGTTCATTTTTGACAAAGTTATTACAAGAGAGGGTAAAGTTGAAGATAAAGATATTTTTAATCGTTTTAAGAACCTATTTGATTTTAATTCACTCTCTCTCAATCCCCTTAAAGATTTTTTAAAGCAACAAATAGCCAAGCTTAAAAAATAA
- a CDS encoding flagellar FLiS export co-chaperone, giving the protein MDILKTFQKHLGDVEIGDFQTNGLEKSQKIAKFSRDMKNVNESIGALQVLQIACKKLLNKSMGLEDKDALQTSITQQELQEIVENCQFLASPLFDTELNISINDEVFSIMVANPLSLLENASEFQAYLEEKLNEIKEMLGYLSESLSNAQTFMPSFSNNRFKDLLSDNLRA; this is encoded by the coding sequence ATGGATATTTTAAAAACTTTTCAAAAGCATTTGGGTGATGTTGAGATAGGCGATTTTCAAACCAATGGACTAGAAAAATCTCAAAAAATTGCAAAATTCAGTAGAGATATGAAAAATGTTAATGAGAGTATAGGGGCATTACAAGTTTTACAAATCGCTTGTAAAAAGCTCTTAAATAAGAGCATGGGTTTAGAAGATAAAGACGCTTTGCAAACTTCTATCACTCAACAAGAATTACAAGAAATTGTAGAAAATTGCCAGTTTTTAGCATCGCCCTTGTTTGATACTGAGCTAAACATTAGCATTAATGATGAAGTGTTTTCAATTATGGTAGCTAATCCTTTGAGTTTATTAGAAAATGCAAGTGAATTTCAGGCTTATTTAGAAGAAAAACTCAATGAAATTAAGGAAATGTTAGGCTATTTGAGTGAAAGTCTTTCAAACGCTCAAACCTTTATGCCAAGTTTTTCAAACAACCGCTTTAAGGATTTGTTAAGTGATAATCTAAGGGCTTAA
- a CDS encoding AAA family ATPase: MIQSIHIKNFKNFKDTKIEGFTKLNIITGENNVGKSNLLEALYCLVGKDMHPCANITEIYDNIRKEPLTTDSANLIFYGLDTSKKIQITTTLDNQTLDLQIELVSNENQRVIESQITPTTEYAQAFSQLNFALKKNNKEIYKDNLNIAKIPNFPLIPNQPSYNRQFPNFNPNQLRELSSFQRATIITPSDVARKQNAMNPNTIQAVRKICDNNQQEESLNKSLSQFNKNIQSISFSANNQLKLKVRNIEKEKAPLSIFGDGFIKYLHIMSALIVNNAKVICVDEVENGLHFSTMRLLLEHVVDFLKKDGEEDEKHNNLQVFMTTHSQEFVEILDQVIKEKDFAYETKLFCLKNKNENSQDIVSQTYYGEALSTYFINEVNLFGGSDKYKEKP, encoded by the coding sequence ATGATTCAGTCTATTCACATTAAAAACTTTAAGAATTTTAAGGACACTAAAATTGAGGGCTTTACTAAGCTTAACATTATTACCGGTGAAAATAATGTGGGCAAGTCTAATTTATTAGAGGCATTGTATTGTTTAGTGGGCAAAGATATGCATCCATGTGCCAATATAACAGAAATTTATGACAACATACGCAAAGAACCTTTAACAACAGACTCAGCAAACTTAATTTTTTATGGCTTAGACACTAGTAAGAAAATACAAATCACAACAACTTTAGACAACCAAACCTTAGACTTACAAATAGAACTTGTCTCCAATGAAAACCAAAGAGTGATAGAATCACAAATAACACCTACAACAGAATATGCTCAAGCATTCTCTCAGCTCAACTTCGCACTTAAAAAAAATAATAAAGAAATCTATAAAGATAATTTAAATATTGCTAAAATTCCCAATTTTCCATTAATTCCTAATCAGCCAAGCTACAATAGGCAGTTTCCTAATTTTAACCCCAATCAATTACGAGAACTTTCATCATTTCAAAGAGCTACCATTATAACGCCTAGCGATGTCGCTCGTAAACAAAATGCTATGAACCCTAACACCATTCAGGCAGTGCGTAAAATTTGCGATAACAATCAACAAGAAGAAAGTCTGAATAAAAGCCTTAGTCAGTTCAATAAAAACATTCAATCTATTAGCTTTAGTGCGAATAACCAACTCAAACTAAAAGTAAGAAATATAGAAAAAGAAAAAGCCCCACTATCTATTTTTGGTGATGGCTTTATCAAATATTTACATATTATGAGTGCTCTTATTGTCAATAATGCAAAAGTTATTTGTGTTGATGAAGTAGAGAATGGTTTGCATTTTTCTACCATGAGATTGCTACTGGAGCATGTTGTTGATTTTTTGAAAAAAGATGGTGAAGAAGATGAAAAGCACAATAATCTACAAGTTTTTATGACTACCCACAGCCAAGAATTTGTAGAAATTTTAGACCAAGTTATTAAAGAAAAAGATTTTGCCTATGAAACTAAGTTGTTTTGCTTGAAAAATAAAAATGAAAATAGTCAAGATATTGTTTCACAAACTTACTATGGTGAGGCTCTTTCTACTTATTTCATTAATGAGGTAAATCTTTTTGGAGGCTCTGATAAATATAAGGAGAAACCTTGA